A single region of the Fenollaria sporofastidiosus genome encodes:
- a CDS encoding FtsB family cell division protein, whose product MSSAARKLYDSPVYSQERTISRPLVKKNLKSRSKAKERVVNVFFVRTVLCALALGMIFTMLVFCADRVTRVQNSINHSNAEISRLKASLIDETAKLESLKNAGAIEFEARTKLGMIYPNESQILNINTNNAAEKEIDDKVIVSLDHDIDKNIEESDRK is encoded by the coding sequence ATGTCATCTGCAGCGAGAAAATTATATGATAGTCCAGTTTATTCGCAAGAAAGAACAATAAGTAGACCACTTGTTAAAAAGAATTTAAAGAGTAGATCTAAAGCAAAGGAGAGAGTAGTTAATGTCTTCTTTGTTAGAACAGTTCTTTGTGCTCTTGCACTTGGAATGATATTTACTATGCTTGTTTTTTGCGCAGATAGAGTAACTAGAGTGCAAAACTCTATAAACCATAGCAATGCTGAAATCTCAAGACTTAAAGCTAGTCTTATAGATGAAACAGCAAAGCTTGAAAGCCTTAAGAATGCAGGAGCTATAGAGTTCGAAGCAAGGACTAAGCTTGGAATGATATACCCTAATGAAAGTCAAATATTAAACATAAATACAAATAATGCTGCAGAAAAAGAGATTGACGATAAAGTTATCGTTAGTCTTGATCATGACATCGATAAAAATATAGAAGAAAGTGACAGAAAATGA
- a CDS encoding penicillin-binding transpeptidase domain-containing protein: protein MKTRNSDRHIRRRKTGKFKTPNKYNRILTVLAFFGLIILVFLIKLFSVQITGAKGLKEYAVGQWTKAVSLGNQRGYIYDRNNKPLAVNKNIVTIWSAPFKEDEDEKEEAKLKREKKYNDIAEEVSTKISEITKEDAKDILDRIKSKKRIRVVKEMELDDYKKLKESMAGIKFKTVLEIEEKAKRYYPFNDLASQLIGFNDIDNVGINGLEVKLNEALEGRDSKKVQQLEANMKNALPNQEARIIEGKKSVNVVLTIDEKLQREVEKIADAAREKQSAESVSIIVMDPRDSSILALANTGRFNLNDPRNKPDDVEEEVWDEAKDEEKNQILFDKWRNNAISDSYEPGSVYKVINLAAGLEEGKLNDNMTFSCSGSINIFGRTLSCAEHKAHGTQNISQALNNSCNVAFVQIGNILGKKDLFRYAKAFGFGEKSGIDLPGESLGILPTNFDTIGPVELATMSYGHGLAVTPIQMANAICAVVNGGTLYKPKLVLKTVDDFGNVIDTPKSVVRRKVISEDTSEHMRRLLESVVRDGHIKRSRIEGYRIGGKTGTAQKIVDGKYKKNAYISSFVGAFPIDNPEFVVLAIVDEPRSGIAYGSLVAAPIFQDVAKFIIDYYKIPPASEVTEVENEKVQVPNLKDKTMGEAGLELADLSLSFDTNYKEYTEESVIISQSIKPGVYVEKGTVITLDVEVKKENTILTPDFKGMTRDEALGLAEKIGIKLRINGDGIVKKQSPQADKEVRKNSIVVLDLGD, encoded by the coding sequence ATGAAAACGCGAAATAGCGATAGACATATAAGACGAAGAAAGACAGGCAAGTTTAAAACTCCTAATAAGTATAATAGGATTTTGACTGTACTGGCTTTTTTTGGATTAATAATACTAGTATTTTTAATTAAATTATTCTCAGTGCAGATAACTGGTGCGAAGGGCTTGAAAGAGTACGCCGTTGGTCAATGGACTAAGGCGGTCAGCCTTGGCAATCAAAGAGGCTACATATACGATAGAAATAATAAACCATTAGCGGTAAATAAAAACATCGTAACTATATGGAGTGCTCCATTCAAAGAAGATGAGGATGAAAAGGAAGAAGCGAAGTTAAAGAGAGAGAAGAAGTATAACGATATAGCTGAAGAAGTTTCAACAAAGATATCTGAGATAACTAAAGAGGATGCAAAAGATATACTAGATAGAATCAAGAGCAAAAAGAGAATTAGAGTTGTTAAAGAGATGGAACTTGATGATTACAAGAAGCTTAAAGAAAGCATGGCAGGCATCAAGTTTAAAACTGTTCTTGAAATTGAAGAAAAAGCTAAGAGATACTACCCATTTAACGATTTAGCATCTCAGCTTATTGGCTTTAATGATATTGACAACGTTGGTATCAATGGCCTTGAGGTTAAGCTTAATGAGGCTTTAGAAGGTAGAGATTCTAAGAAGGTTCAACAGCTTGAAGCAAACATGAAAAACGCGCTTCCTAACCAAGAAGCAAGGATTATAGAGGGTAAAAAGAGCGTTAACGTCGTTCTAACTATTGACGAAAAACTTCAAAGAGAAGTAGAAAAGATAGCTGACGCTGCGAGAGAAAAGCAAAGCGCTGAGTCTGTATCGATCATAGTTATGGACCCAAGAGACTCATCTATACTTGCCTTAGCCAATACTGGCAGATTCAACCTAAACGACCCAAGAAATAAGCCGGACGATGTTGAAGAAGAAGTTTGGGACGAGGCAAAGGATGAAGAGAAGAATCAAATATTATTTGATAAGTGGCGTAACAACGCTATAAGTGACTCGTATGAGCCGGGATCTGTTTACAAGGTAATAAACCTTGCAGCAGGACTAGAAGAAGGCAAGCTAAATGACAACATGACATTCTCTTGTTCAGGCTCTATAAACATCTTCGGAAGAACACTATCATGCGCCGAGCACAAAGCTCACGGCACACAAAATATATCACAGGCGCTAAACAACTCTTGTAACGTTGCCTTCGTGCAAATAGGTAACATCTTAGGCAAGAAAGACCTGTTTAGATACGCAAAGGCTTTTGGCTTCGGCGAAAAAAGTGGCATCGACTTACCTGGCGAGAGCTTAGGTATACTTCCAACAAACTTTGATACTATAGGTCCAGTTGAGCTTGCAACTATGTCATATGGACACGGTCTTGCGGTAACACCTATACAGATGGCGAACGCAATATGCGCTGTTGTTAATGGCGGTACGCTTTATAAACCAAAGCTTGTTTTAAAGACTGTTGATGACTTTGGCAATGTCATAGACACACCAAAGAGTGTTGTTAGAAGAAAAGTTATTTCAGAAGATACAAGTGAGCATATGAGAAGACTTCTTGAAAGTGTTGTTAGAGACGGGCACATCAAAAGATCAAGGATAGAAGGCTACAGAATCGGCGGCAAGACAGGTACAGCACAAAAGATAGTTGATGGTAAGTACAAGAAGAACGCATATATATCGTCCTTCGTAGGAGCTTTCCCTATCGATAATCCAGAGTTTGTAGTACTTGCAATTGTGGATGAGCCAAGAAGCGGTATTGCATACGGTTCTTTGGTTGCGGCACCTATATTCCAAGATGTAGCAAAATTTATAATCGACTACTACAAAATACCTCCAGCTAGCGAGGTTACAGAAGTTGAGAATGAAAAGGTACAAGTACCTAACTTAAAAGACAAGACTATGGGTGAAGCGGGACTTGAACTTGCAGACCTATCACTAAGTTTTGATACTAATTATAAAGAATATACAGAAGAATCAGTAATCATATCACAAAGCATAAAGCCAGGTGTCTATGTTGAAAAGGGCACTGTTATAACGCTTGATGTTGAAGTTAAGAAGGAAAATACAATTCTTACACCGGACTTCAAAGGTATGACTCGTGATGAGGCATTAGGACTAGCTGAGAAGATTGGCATTAAGCTAAGAATCAATGGAGATGGCATTGTTAAGAAGCAAAGTCCTCAAGCGGATAAAGAAGTAAGAAAGAACTCTATAGTTGTATTAGATTTGGGGGACTAA
- the mraY gene encoding phospho-N-acetylmuramoyl-pentapeptide-transferase, with amino-acid sequence MFKNIKTYSIIISILSFLILCILAKIIIPELRKYKLGQNIRQEGPKSHLKKAGTPTMGGVLFVVSSLLALIASYLMGFVFTKEIILLALGSTAYGLVGFLDDYIKFFKHRNLGLRAYQKLLLQMLFSALIAYFAYKLVGTKVSIPFYKEVNLGKWVILLNFFILVASTNAVNLTDGLDGLATGVMSIILLTLAIFSLKISNMTTYAYSIIMFASLLGFLLFNKYPAQIFMGDTGSLFLGGVLAILTILLGLHFYMIIYALVLIMETLSVIIQVVVFKKTGKRVFLMSPLHHHFEMKGMKETKVVMMFCVWTLVLCVASLVIFLR; translated from the coding sequence ATGTTTAAAAATATAAAGACATACAGCATAATCATATCGATACTAAGCTTTCTTATACTTTGCATACTTGCGAAGATAATCATACCAGAGCTTAGAAAGTACAAACTTGGACAAAACATAAGACAGGAAGGACCTAAATCGCATCTAAAGAAGGCAGGCACGCCGACTATGGGTGGAGTCTTGTTCGTAGTAAGTTCACTACTAGCGCTTATCGCTTCATACCTTATGGGCTTTGTCTTTACAAAAGAGATCATACTACTTGCCTTAGGCAGCACTGCTTATGGCCTTGTAGGTTTTTTAGACGACTATATAAAATTCTTTAAGCACAGAAATTTAGGCTTAAGGGCATATCAAAAGCTATTATTGCAAATGCTTTTCTCAGCTCTTATAGCATACTTTGCATACAAACTAGTAGGAACTAAGGTATCTATACCATTCTACAAAGAAGTGAACTTAGGTAAGTGGGTAATCTTACTTAACTTCTTCATACTAGTTGCAAGCACAAATGCAGTTAATTTAACAGATGGACTTGACGGACTTGCGACAGGCGTTATGTCTATCATACTACTAACACTAGCGATATTCTCATTAAAGATTTCAAATATGACAACATACGCATATTCAATAATAATGTTTGCATCGCTACTAGGATTTTTATTATTTAACAAGTACCCAGCACAAATTTTTATGGGTGACACTGGATCATTGTTCTTAGGAGGCGTCTTAGCAATATTAACTATACTACTAGGACTGCACTTCTACATGATTATATATGCTTTAGTTTTGATTATGGAAACACTTTCGGTTATCATACAGGTAGTGGTGTTCAAAAAGACAGGTAAGAGAGTTTTTCTTATGAGTCCACTGCACCACCACTTTGAGATGAAAGGCATGAAAGAGACTAAAGTTGTTATGATGTTTTGCGTGTGGACACTAGTTCTATGCGTGGCATCATTAGTAATATTTTTGAGGTGA
- the murD gene encoding UDP-N-acetylmuramoyl-L-alanine--D-glutamate ligase: protein MDYKDKNILILGYGISGYGASLYFISKGANVYVYDDNMDQILKDRANENLDDIKFLTRTELDAIEFSFVLKSPGIKPSSDIIRYLVDKNVEIVSDIEILYRDFKNHKFIVITGTNGKTTTTTFIGKVLKDLGYNVNVIGNIGVSPLLEAASYDTHVIEASSFQLEYTKDFKPNIAIILNITPDHLDWHGSFKAYEEAKKKIYKNMDKSSYLILNYDDIALNKVDQDTNILYFSSKEKDLVDMNYIAPNIVDKDKNIVINKDDIFIKGRHNYENLMAATLALEVFGVKREDIVKEIKDFKGVEHRIEFVRSLDDVEYYNDSKGTNPDASLKAVEAFDKSIVLIAGGYDKNIPFEDFASKAKNKIRSLVLFGQTKDKIKEAFNNVGYDKITMVQNMREAVTVARSHAQKGDIVLLSPLCASWGIYKNYKERGLEFKKLVNELK, encoded by the coding sequence ATGGACTACAAGGACAAAAATATTCTGATTTTAGGATATGGAATATCTGGCTACGGAGCTTCTTTATACTTTATAAGTAAAGGAGCTAATGTTTATGTTTACGATGACAACATGGATCAAATCTTAAAGGACAGGGCAAACGAGAACCTTGACGATATTAAATTTTTAACAAGAACTGAGCTTGATGCCATCGAGTTTAGCTTTGTGTTAAAGAGCCCTGGAATAAAACCATCTTCAGATATAATTCGCTACCTTGTAGACAAGAACGTTGAGATAGTCTCTGATATAGAAATACTTTATAGAGACTTTAAGAATCATAAGTTCATCGTTATCACAGGTACTAACGGAAAGACAACTACAACAACATTCATCGGCAAAGTGCTTAAAGACCTTGGCTACAATGTCAATGTCATAGGCAATATTGGAGTCTCGCCACTACTTGAAGCAGCAAGCTATGACACACACGTCATAGAGGCATCAAGCTTTCAATTAGAGTACACAAAAGATTTCAAACCTAACATTGCCATCATACTAAATATCACACCAGATCATTTGGATTGGCACGGATCATTCAAAGCTTATGAAGAGGCGAAGAAGAAAATTTATAAAAATATGGACAAGTCGTCATATTTGATACTTAATTATGACGATATCGCCTTAAATAAGGTGGATCAAGATACAAATATACTATATTTCTCATCAAAAGAAAAAGATTTAGTAGATATGAACTACATCGCACCAAACATAGTTGACAAAGATAAAAACATTGTCATAAACAAGGACGATATATTCATAAAGGGTCGTCACAACTACGAGAACCTTATGGCAGCAACTCTTGCTCTAGAAGTCTTTGGTGTTAAGAGAGAAGACATAGTTAAAGAGATAAAGGACTTCAAGGGGGTTGAGCATAGAATCGAGTTCGTTAGATCGCTTGATGATGTTGAGTACTATAATGACTCTAAGGGCACTAACCCTGATGCGTCTCTTAAAGCGGTAGAAGCCTTTGACAAGAGCATAGTTTTAATTGCAGGTGGCTATGATAAGAACATACCATTCGAAGACTTTGCATCGAAGGCGAAGAATAAGATTAGAAGCCTAGTATTATTTGGCCAAACAAAGGATAAGATCAAAGAGGCTTTCAATAATGTTGGCTACGACAAGATAACTATGGTTCAAAATATGAGAGAAGCAGTTACAGTTGCTCGCTCGCATGCACAAAAAGGCGACATAGTACTATTGTCACCACTATGCGCAAGCTGGGGAATATACAAAAACTACAAAGAACGCGGACTTGAATTTAAAAAATTAGTAAATGAGTTGAAGTAA
- a CDS encoding FtsW/RodA/SpoVE family cell cycle protein, with the protein MKNRSNAPDYHILISVICLIILGILLVYTSSYPYSYQLENGKYGGVYFLTRHLVFVLAGAILSLIAYRIDYKKYDTRFFISFMLISSIVLVLILKLTPLGTDFGKGAKRWINLGGFSFMPSDVIKVAAVFCMASYMSRIKMNRRNMQNIVVVPIAIIAFFSGIIYIQKDLGTAVTVAGSLSIMYFIGGAPLGIIPPALIGGAGVVYLAIFRNTFRRERIFGYLDPIKNIRHAGWQPAQSLFAYANGGLSGVGIGRSTQKFFYIPEVYNDYILAICGEELGFLGMICIVALFSVIIIKGYLTAARAKDRYGLMLASGISSLIAIQFWINAAVSVNLVPSKGITLPFISYGGTSLIIYMILAAVLLNISKSANSEVK; encoded by the coding sequence ATGAAAAATAGAAGTAATGCACCTGATTATCACATCTTAATATCTGTTATATGTCTAATCATCTTAGGCATACTGCTTGTATATACAAGCTCATACCCATACAGCTATCAGCTTGAGAATGGTAAGTATGGCGGGGTGTACTTTTTAACAAGGCACCTAGTCTTTGTCTTAGCAGGGGCAATACTATCATTAATTGCTTATAGGATTGATTATAAAAAGTATGATACAAGATTCTTTATAAGCTTTATGCTAATATCAAGTATAGTTTTAGTATTGATACTAAAGCTTACACCACTAGGTACTGACTTCGGTAAAGGAGCGAAGAGGTGGATCAACTTAGGTGGTTTCTCTTTCATGCCTTCTGACGTAATCAAAGTTGCAGCAGTCTTTTGCATGGCATCATATATGAGCAGAATTAAGATGAATAGAAGAAATATGCAAAACATCGTCGTAGTGCCTATAGCCATCATCGCATTCTTTTCTGGAATTATATACATACAAAAGGACTTAGGTACTGCAGTAACAGTTGCAGGCTCTCTATCTATCATGTACTTCATAGGTGGCGCACCGCTTGGTATAATACCGCCTGCCTTAATAGGTGGAGCAGGTGTTGTATACCTTGCGATATTTAGAAACACATTTAGAAGAGAGAGAATCTTTGGCTACCTAGATCCAATTAAGAATATAAGACACGCAGGTTGGCAGCCGGCACAAAGTTTATTTGCTTATGCCAATGGCGGCCTATCGGGTGTTGGCATTGGTAGAAGCACGCAAAAGTTCTTCTATATACCAGAAGTTTATAACGACTATATACTTGCTATATGTGGTGAAGAACTTGGTTTCTTAGGTATGATTTGCATTGTTGCCTTGTTTTCTGTTATAATCATTAAAGGATATTTAACAGCTGCAAGAGCAAAGGATAGATACGGACTTATGCTTGCAAGTGGCATCAGCTCACTTATAGCTATACAATTTTGGATAAACGCAGCGGTATCTGTTAACCTAGTGCCATCTAAAGGTATTACACTACCATTTATTAGTTATGGTGGTACATCTTTAATCATATATATGATACTAGCAGCAGTACTGTTAAATATATCTAAGAGTGCAAATTCAGAGGTGAAGTAA
- a CDS encoding UDP-N-acetylglucosamine--N-acetylmuramyl-(pentapeptide) pyrophosphoryl-undecaprenol N-acetylglucosamine transferase, with protein MRFIVTGGGTGGHIYPAMTIAKKLIENNHEVIYVGRKGSLEERLVAKEDIVFKGIDIVKIPKKNPKDALKFLRLLFKSLGDCKRIIKDFKPDLVIGTGGYVSGPLVYEAQRLKIKSVIFELNVHAGITTRLLKKRATRILVTNENTKMLLNKEDVTNIVGIPIRKDFDDIHEKADHKSYYDFDNDKKIVLSFGGSGGQKSINETVLDMIKKHYKDMDFNIFHVSGTYAYNWFKGELDKAGIDYTKSNIRVGEYLYDMPKALIDADMVITSAGALTLNEVSCVRKPVIIIPKAYVVENHQEYNARYFEEMGAAKMILEKDLNEDLLYEEVNKILHNEDVYKSMQEGLKNIFHKNAIDEIYDIIIKTV; from the coding sequence ATGCGATTTATCGTAACAGGTGGTGGCACAGGTGGACACATATACCCAGCCATGACCATAGCAAAGAAATTAATTGAGAATAATCATGAAGTAATATACGTTGGCAGAAAAGGCAGTCTTGAAGAAAGACTTGTTGCTAAAGAAGACATAGTCTTCAAAGGCATAGACATTGTTAAGATACCGAAGAAGAACCCAAAGGATGCTTTGAAGTTTTTGAGACTTCTTTTCAAATCGCTTGGTGATTGCAAAAGGATAATCAAGGACTTTAAGCCGGATCTTGTCATAGGTACGGGTGGCTATGTATCGGGCCCACTTGTCTATGAAGCACAAAGGCTGAAGATCAAGTCAGTAATCTTCGAGCTTAATGTTCACGCAGGCATCACAACAAGACTTTTGAAGAAGAGGGCGACTAGGATACTAGTTACGAATGAGAATACAAAGATGCTTCTTAATAAAGAAGACGTTACTAATATAGTTGGAATACCAATTAGAAAAGATTTTGATGATATACATGAGAAGGCAGATCACAAGTCCTACTACGACTTTGATAACGACAAAAAAATTGTCTTATCATTTGGCGGAAGCGGTGGACAAAAGTCTATCAATGAGACTGTGCTTGATATGATTAAGAAGCATTATAAGGACATGGACTTCAACATTTTCCACGTAAGTGGAACTTATGCATACAACTGGTTCAAGGGAGAACTTGATAAGGCAGGTATTGATTACACTAAATCTAATATTCGCGTTGGAGAGTATCTATATGATATGCCAAAGGCTTTGATAGATGCTGACATGGTTATCACGAGTGCAGGGGCGCTTACACTTAATGAAGTCTCCTGTGTTAGGAAACCTGTCATTATAATACCAAAGGCCTATGTTGTTGAGAACCACCAAGAGTATAACGCACGCTACTTTGAAGAGATGGGCGCTGCAAAGATGATTCTTGAGAAGGATCTTAACGAAGACCTATTATACGAAGAGGTCAATAAAATACTTCATAACGAAGATGTTTACAAGTCAATGCAAGAGGGACTTAAGAATATATTTCACAAAAACGCTATTGATGAGATATATGATATAATTATAAAAACTGTTTAA
- a CDS encoding cell division protein FtsQ/DivIB translates to MEPMSKKDIRRNRIKKQRQRRRSLMRFFVITVIVFAFILFIFNTKLFGLKNIKVTGNKNLSTDEIIKASELEIGENILKQSLAEAKAKIKVNPYVEDAHLSMSSKDTISIEIKERLIAAEFYSDSKYIYIDEKGTVLENSNSYKDGYPLIKNFDKTHLEQGENFYNTEVGASLQELIVEMSANNLVKDIKTIEKNADLEVSLNYRNGLVVQLGELKDIRYKMKVLNELMIKLKDKGQVPKMIMFNKGKAPVVVLDTGE, encoded by the coding sequence ATGGAACCAATGAGTAAAAAGGATATAAGGAGAAACAGAATAAAGAAGCAAAGACAAAGAAGGAGAAGTCTGATGAGATTCTTCGTAATTACTGTAATTGTTTTTGCCTTCATCTTGTTTATATTCAATACAAAACTCTTTGGCCTAAAGAATATAAAAGTTACAGGCAATAAAAACTTGTCAACAGATGAGATCATAAAGGCGAGTGAACTTGAGATTGGCGAGAACATACTTAAGCAAAGCTTAGCAGAAGCAAAGGCAAAGATTAAAGTTAACCCATATGTCGAGGATGCACACCTTTCTATGTCTTCAAAGGACACTATAAGTATAGAGATTAAAGAAAGATTGATTGCAGCTGAGTTCTATAGTGACTCTAAGTACATCTACATTGACGAAAAGGGTACCGTACTGGAGAATAGTAATTCATACAAGGACGGTTACCCACTAATAAAGAACTTTGACAAGACTCATCTTGAACAAGGAGAGAACTTTTATAATACGGAAGTTGGTGCTTCATTACAAGAGCTTATAGTTGAGATGAGCGCTAATAATTTAGTTAAAGATATTAAGACTATAGAGAAGAATGCAGACTTAGAGGTTTCACTTAACTATAGGAATGGACTTGTTGTTCAGCTAGGTGAGTTAAAGGACATCAGATACAAGATGAAGGTTTTAAACGAGCTTATGATTAAGCTTAAGGACAAAGGACAGGTCCCAAAGATGATTATGTTTAACAAGGGCAAAGCGCCTGTTGTAGTTTTAGATACGGGTGAATAG
- a CDS encoding DUF881 domain-containing protein, producing the protein MKIDKKKIMLFIACVVVGIAITMQLKTVRKTVGNPLNVKRAQELAQRVKSLESERDKLLQRLDETEDKLREYEKPGSSNNEIAKKLYEETEKYKMISGYTDLKGKGIILTIDEPKLADGEVGFGIQNDIDLVLSTISVLNSAGAEAISINEERYTSFTEIVSAGKHIEVGGVSMSAPIVIKAIGDADTMQSAIEFKGGIKDELQNYNYQVTLTARDDIVIPRYKKSIEFLYAKPVYEVQE; encoded by the coding sequence ATGAAAATTGATAAGAAAAAGATAATGTTATTCATTGCTTGCGTAGTTGTAGGTATAGCCATAACGATGCAGCTTAAGACGGTTAGAAAAACAGTTGGCAACCCCTTAAATGTTAAGAGAGCGCAGGAGCTTGCACAAAGGGTTAAATCTCTGGAGTCTGAAAGAGATAAACTATTGCAAAGGCTTGACGAGACAGAAGACAAGCTTAGAGAGTATGAAAAACCTGGATCAAGCAACAATGAGATAGCAAAGAAATTATACGAAGAAACTGAAAAATATAAAATGATATCAGGCTATACTGATCTAAAAGGCAAGGGCATCATATTAACTATAGATGAGCCTAAGCTTGCTGATGGAGAAGTAGGCTTCGGCATACAAAATGACATCGACTTAGTACTTAGCACTATAAGCGTTTTGAACAGTGCAGGAGCAGAAGCCATCTCAATAAACGAAGAGAGATACACATCATTTACAGAGATAGTAAGTGCAGGTAAACATATAGAGGTCGGCGGAGTCAGTATGTCAGCGCCTATAGTCATCAAGGCTATAGGCGACGCCGACACCATGCAATCGGCTATAGAGTTTAAGGGCGGAATTAAGGACGAGCTTCAAAACTATAACTATCAAGTAACATTGACAGCAAGGGATGACATAGTTATACCTAGATACAAAAAGAGTATCGAGTTCTTGTATGCTAAGCCTGTTTATGAAGTGCAAGAATGA
- a CDS encoding DUF881 domain-containing protein, translated as MKYKTKRIVLVIIYLLIGVFLGLYLKTGKEFFEPLSINKMKETSTKIKNLKAEIKSINEELEKQDKKLETLEKLVKNDSEFLKFLKDEKVFYEMISGDVDLEGAGIVLTITEESVDRPVKRTDVIHDSDLLRIINDLRTSGAEAISINDLRVYSRTGVKCNGPVVRLNGRTKGAPFIIKAIGNSDKLYSAIKSPGTFASILETINPIKLEIEQKEKVLVKKKIDEDKIIYSKTLTGEDKK; from the coding sequence ATGAAATACAAGACTAAACGCATTGTGCTTGTCATAATTTATCTTTTAATAGGTGTCTTCTTAGGCTTATACTTAAAGACAGGCAAAGAGTTTTTCGAGCCTTTAAGCATAAACAAGATGAAAGAGACGAGTACTAAGATAAAAAATTTAAAAGCTGAGATAAAGAGCATCAATGAAGAGCTTGAGAAGCAAGACAAAAAACTTGAGACTCTTGAGAAACTTGTCAAGAACGATAGCGAGTTCTTAAAGTTCTTAAAGGATGAAAAAGTTTTTTATGAGATGATATCAGGCGACGTGGACCTTGAAGGTGCAGGCATAGTTCTAACGATTACGGAAGAGAGTGTCGATAGACCTGTCAAGAGGACCGATGTTATTCACGATAGCGACCTACTAAGAATAATTAATGATCTTAGAACTTCAGGTGCTGAGGCCATATCTATAAACGACCTGAGAGTTTATTCGAGAACAGGCGTTAAGTGCAACGGCCCTGTCGTTAGACTCAACGGCAGAACTAAGGGTGCACCTTTCATTATAAAGGCGATAGGCAACAGTGATAAATTATACTCAGCAATAAAATCACCAGGTACCTTTGCAAGCATACTAGAGACCATAAACCCAATTAAGCTTGAGATTGAACAAAAAGAAAAGGTGCTTGTTAAGAAAAAGATAGACGAAGATAAGATTATATATTCAAAAACTTTGACAGGAGAGGATAAAAAATGA
- a CDS encoding small basic family protein has product MIIAIIGIVIGILIGYLLPYSYNPYYSLYISMALLAAIDSVFGGLNAYLDNNFNNKLFLSGLIGNSIIAALLTWLGDILSIPLYYAAIFVFGGRIFNNFATIRRKILNKM; this is encoded by the coding sequence ATGATTATTGCAATCATAGGTATAGTAATTGGTATACTCATAGGCTACCTATTACCATACAGCTACAATCCATATTATTCATTGTATATATCCATGGCACTACTTGCAGCGATTGACTCAGTCTTTGGCGGCTTGAATGCATACTTGGACAATAATTTTAATAATAAGCTATTTTTATCAGGCCTTATAGGTAACTCCATCATCGCTGCACTACTGACATGGCTTGGAGATATCTTAAGCATACCTCTATATTATGCAGCAATATTTGTCTTTGGAGGAAGAATTTTTAACAATTTTGCAACAATTAGAAGAAAAATACTAAACAAAATGTAA